Proteins from a genomic interval of Oceanispirochaeta crateris:
- a CDS encoding cyclic nucleotide-binding domain-containing protein, with the protein MSTQDNSFNKMMQNIPALSVIFKEGDTGRVMYVIMSGEVEIRKKTGKNSYKTLTVLKKGDFFGEMAIIENKPRTATAIAKVQSRLIMLDSEALYTMVGKSPDFASKMIKTLSSRLRKADQLIEYLLGSNDEKQVVMGLAVYVKGHPELDTGSGEYKVSLREFMRWASQNLGYPDQVILEAIKRLITRKVLTVNTSSGKISEIYVAQNLLSRM; encoded by the coding sequence GTGAGTACTCAAGATAATTCATTTAATAAGATGATGCAGAATATACCGGCTCTTTCAGTAATTTTCAAAGAGGGAGATACGGGACGGGTCATGTATGTCATCATGTCCGGTGAAGTAGAAATTCGTAAAAAAACAGGAAAAAATTCTTATAAAACCCTGACCGTTTTAAAGAAAGGTGACTTTTTCGGTGAAATGGCAATTATTGAAAATAAACCCCGTACGGCTACAGCTATTGCCAAGGTTCAGTCAAGGCTGATCATGCTTGATTCAGAAGCCCTCTATACAATGGTGGGTAAGAGTCCGGATTTTGCTTCGAAGATGATAAAAACACTCTCTTCAAGGTTGAGAAAAGCAGACCAGCTAATTGAGTATCTGTTGGGATCCAATGATGAGAAGCAAGTGGTTATGGGCCTGGCTGTCTATGTAAAAGGTCACCCTGAGTTAGATACAGGGAGCGGAGAATACAAGGTCAGTCTTAGAGAATTCATGAGATGGGCCTCTCAAAACCTCGGTTATCCCGATCAGGTGATTCTGGAGGCAATAAAACGGCTAATCACCCGGAAAGTGCTTACAGTAAATACTTCATCCGGGAAAATATCTGAAATTTACGTGGCTCAGAATCTTCTTTCCCGGATGTAG
- a CDS encoding putative 2-dehydropantoate 2-reductase, with translation MTFTVFGTGAVGAYYGGRLAEHGNTVHFLARSDYKSIKENGLKVSSPRGDFHLKDPLVFESADRVPPSDVLLISLKTTGNKGLKEKLMPLVHEKTALVILQNGLGMEDEFKDWFPKNPILGGMCFICSRRTKPGIIEHLDYGLITLGAMDSKDIPLRNQIGALMDESDIPVTLVDDLNEARWRKLLWNIPYNGLSVVLNSDTKTIMEDQHSRNIIRSLMFEVIEGASACGCSIEESAVEKMLDFTDNMTPYEPSMKLDFSSSRPMEIEYMYDRPLQAASARACTMKGVSLLRDQLYFIQKRMH, from the coding sequence ATGACATTTACAGTATTTGGAACCGGTGCAGTAGGCGCCTATTATGGAGGACGATTAGCCGAACATGGCAATACAGTTCACTTTTTAGCCCGTAGCGATTACAAGAGTATCAAAGAAAATGGATTGAAGGTCAGTTCCCCCAGGGGTGATTTTCACCTGAAAGACCCTTTAGTTTTTGAAAGCGCAGACAGAGTACCTCCTTCGGATGTGCTGCTTATATCCCTGAAGACAACAGGTAATAAAGGACTGAAAGAAAAGTTAATGCCCTTGGTTCATGAAAAGACCGCTCTGGTAATCCTCCAGAATGGTTTGGGTATGGAAGACGAGTTTAAAGATTGGTTTCCGAAGAATCCCATACTGGGTGGTATGTGTTTTATCTGCTCCCGCAGGACAAAACCGGGCATCATTGAGCATTTGGATTACGGCCTCATCACCCTGGGTGCTATGGATTCAAAAGACATCCCCCTGCGGAACCAGATTGGAGCCCTCATGGATGAATCAGATATCCCTGTAACTCTTGTTGATGATTTAAACGAAGCCAGATGGCGTAAACTGCTGTGGAATATACCTTACAACGGGCTCAGCGTGGTTCTTAACAGCGATACCAAGACAATCATGGAAGACCAACACTCCCGGAATATCATCCGCTCTCTTATGTTTGAAGTCATCGAAGGCGCCTCAGCCTGCGGATGTTCCATTGAAGAATCGGCTGTAGAAAAAATGCTGGATTTCACAGATAACATGACTCCCTATGAACCCAGTATGAAATTGGATTTTTCATCCAGCCGTCCCATGGAAATAGAGTATATGTATGATCGGCCCCTTCAGGCGGCCTCCGCCAGAGCTTGTACCATGAAGGGAGTTTCGCTTCTAAGAGACCAATTGTATTTCATCCAAAAAAGGATGCATTAA
- the rlmN gene encoding 23S rRNA (adenine(2503)-C(2))-methyltransferase RlmN → MMTLLNYNRAELIRYVRDNFAKSETYGDALFRKLYHGSSRDKKFENLPAFKDFFTRAIKTELPLLAKTVEENGTVKFLLDMGQNHFSESVLIPMKKYSTLCLSSQIGCAYGCVFCATGHMGFVRNLSTAEIVSQLLVARYTLGSDDLQNVVFMGMGEPFDNFDNLITTLDILSDERGLNIPKRRISISTAGHIDGIRKLSNLCHSNPEKNYHTLHLSLSLHSAREETRQVLMPITKIYPLAELRTVLLDSPFSQTKDGLYIEYMIIPGVSDKEAELETLGLFLEGMNIKINLIPFNPVKGSPWKAPTNEEINKVWCSLKEAGYYCRTRLSKGETMMAACGQLGGGSEIK, encoded by the coding sequence ATGATGACACTGCTAAATTATAACCGGGCAGAACTTATACGCTATGTCCGGGATAATTTCGCTAAGAGTGAGACCTATGGAGACGCTCTTTTCAGGAAGCTCTATCACGGCTCTTCCAGGGATAAAAAATTTGAAAACCTACCCGCTTTCAAGGACTTTTTTACCCGAGCCATTAAGACGGAATTACCCCTCCTTGCGAAGACAGTCGAGGAGAATGGTACGGTCAAATTCCTACTGGATATGGGGCAGAATCATTTTAGCGAATCCGTACTCATTCCCATGAAGAAATACAGCACCCTCTGCCTCTCATCCCAAATAGGATGTGCTTATGGCTGTGTCTTTTGTGCTACAGGTCATATGGGCTTTGTTAGAAATCTATCGACTGCAGAGATTGTGTCACAGCTGCTTGTGGCACGGTATACTCTGGGGTCAGATGATCTGCAAAATGTCGTGTTCATGGGAATGGGGGAACCCTTTGACAATTTTGATAATCTGATTACAACCCTTGATATTCTTTCAGATGAACGGGGACTGAATATTCCCAAAAGAAGGATTTCAATCTCAACGGCAGGGCATATTGATGGGATCAGAAAGCTTTCGAACCTTTGTCATTCCAATCCGGAAAAGAATTATCATACTCTTCATTTGAGCCTTAGCCTTCATAGCGCCAGGGAGGAGACGAGGCAGGTTCTTATGCCCATCACCAAAATCTATCCCCTGGCAGAATTGAGGACGGTGTTGCTGGATTCTCCATTCAGCCAAACAAAGGATGGTCTTTATATTGAGTATATGATCATACCTGGTGTGAGCGATAAGGAGGCTGAACTGGAGACTTTAGGTCTTTTTTTAGAAGGAATGAATATCAAAATAAACCTTATTCCTTTTAATCCAGTTAAAGGAAGCCCCTGGAAAGCACCGACAAATGAAGAGATTAACAAGGTCTGGTGTTCGTTGAAAGAGGCCGGCTATTATTGTCGTACCCGACTGAGCAAGGGCGAAACAATGATGGCTGCATGTGGGCAACTGGGCGGCGGGAGTGAGATAAAGTGA